The genome window TAGATGGATTGGCGGACGGACTGCCGGAACAACACAAACACGAACCGGTGGATTCCAGCGGTCGGCCGTGGACTCTCATAGGAGACAATTTCATTGCCTAAAACACAAGATCAGAATTCAGAACAATTTTTATTGGTAAAAGATGACAGATTTATACTCAGTGAGCTTGATTCTTGGGCTTTGAAATATTTATCTCTAACTTGCTCAGTAAGAATTTTAGTTTTCGTCGACAGGTTTTGAATGTTTAGTATGTGAACTTACGAGGCATGAAACAGCTAGTTAACAAAGTTGTCATGAAGCTAAGGAAGCCGGATAGCTTGACAAGATAATATACCAGCAATGCATCGCAACCACAGATCTGTTGCAATTTTGATTTAGCCAGAGGAGATCATGGGCATGTTTCACTTCTGTTAAATTCTTGGTCACTGATCACCAAGTCTTTACCACGGACAGGTGCTGAAACTCTTCCCTATTTTTAGAAAATTTTGTAGACCAAGAAAAATCTGTGGTCTTATTTTCTGACGAGTTCTGATACATTTTCAATTACTTATAACCTTGAAAAGGCAACAACAGCAATCAGTAGTAGTGTCCTAAGTATCTGAGATAGATTACATGGGTTTTTCCTGTCATCGGGCAGAGGAAGAAAGATAGCTTAAAAAGGATGATGGATCCTTGATTATGAGCCACAAAATTTTCAATTAATCTCCTTTCGTAGGAATATATATTGCAAGAAGTTTTTTACAAAATCCTTGAAATTTGTACGAAGAAACTTAATCGAATTACACATCGGCTTTCTTTTTTTGCGTCACAATGCTATGATTGTAGTTTtctattgtttccatttaaaagcTCCTCTTTATTATTGCAGGTACTTTTATTCCGAGATTGATAACATGCTAATTTCAACCGGTGGTCCATTTAGTCACAAATAAATACTTTGCATATGAACATTGTGTTTTCCGCAGAAAAAAAATGTCTGATTTATGAGGTCTGCATATAAATGCATGTCTTGTATGGAAAAATTCATGGTGGTTTGTTGTCACTCACCGTAAGTGGCGTTTGTTGTCTCTGGGATGTCTGTCACCAACCTATCTCAGACgacaaagaaaaaaacaaaggatTACTAGCTGCTGCTAATGTTCCTCAATTGgatgaagaagaaggaaaaaaagggggggggattGCTTCCAGATTTCTTGCAAGTTTATCTTACCAGTGCAGGTACTCTCTCTTTGTTGGATTGCTAGGGCTTGGTGCATCAGGGTCCACCATCACCTGTAAGACTAGTATTCAATGTTAGCATCTGCAAGCTCTCTAAACCTTAtttgacatgaagaagaagaagaagaagaagaagaagaagaagaagaagaagaagaagtaatcaATCATCAATCCAAATTCTTCTTTCTGCTAGTAGTGCAGCATAGAATCCTAATTATTATTCTGAGTTATCAATTCCGAAGTCTAACTCTGACCAAATTGGATGTTATTCTTTTATCATCTCACATGGATTGACCATTGAAAAGAATAATTCACTGCCTCTGGATGTTCTTCTTCTATGTTTCTGGCTGTAATGGGATGATGATCTTTTGCTCCTCTCGTCAACAAAGCTGAAAAGATGAGGAGTTTGGTTCTCATCATCATCCAAAGGCTAAAAGGACGGCCAAGCTAaaagaacaaaaagtcaaaacAGTCTTATCATCAAAAGACTGCAGAAAAAAGCTTCGACAGTCTCTCCACTTGTGTCCTTTGTTCTGCCACTAGTGGACAAACCAACCTCCAGTTTTGGCCTATTCTAACGTTTGTTCCCATTGGATTAGATTGCGGTGGGATGAGACTCCAACTCAAATCTTTGACTTCCCAGCGGACTTCGTCGTCGTTCATTATACGACTCAGAAGATTGAAGTCAACTAACGGTAAATCTAACTTGTTGTTCCGATTGGATTAGATGGAGGTGGGATCGGACTTAGGCATTTTTTTTCCTGCACATTTCGTTGTTGATTATGAGACAACTCGGAAACGGATACTCACAAGCGTGTAAAGGTTTCTCGTGCTGTGTCCTCGCATCTCCACTCGCGGTTCGGTGGCCACCATCGAGGGCTTGAGCTCGGACCCATTCGTCAATTCCTTGTTGTAGGTTATCTTCATCGTCGCGGACTTGACGAATGGGTCCAACACGTCACCCACGACATTACCAACGACGAGGGCGTCCCTCGACATGATCGACCACAGCAGAAGAGAGCTTCTCGGTAAGTCGGTAACCAAAGCCGAGGAGATCGATGGCAATGGTGGTGGAGGGGGTGGGGTGGGAGGGGATTGGTTATATAGAAACCTCATCATGGTCGCGGAATCCATTTTTGATGGATTCTGAAGGTGAATAAAATCTAGAGCGAGTGACGCATGGCAGCGAGGAAAGGTGGATGGATTGTTGCCTTTTGACTTGGCTTGCTCTAAATGTCTCCCCCGCAAATCCGGCCACGACGGCATCACTGGATTTGGCCCCCGTGCTTCGAATAAGGAGAGTTGTAAGCTCGCGGGGCAAGTAAGAACCTAATGGCTTTTGCTTTCGCGGATGCTTTGGACCCCAACGAGTCTTCGGAGGTGTGGAGATCATGGCGAATGACTTCATGTCATGGCATCCATGTttcattcttcttcctctcggcGGCAGCACTTGTAGCTTAGCTAAGTGTGATTTGACAATGGTGttgcgtagagagagagagagagagagtgaatgAACATGTATTTGATACTGTCGGCAACATGTACTCACTCttctgaatagattcttcatgagAAGATTGTTGAGCTCAAGAATAGGCAGGCTGGGTGGTCAACAAGATGCTTTGCTGGTTATATTCTCTTAGCAACCTCTTTTCTAAATGCTGCATCGATCTTTTGCTGAAGCTGAATCCATATCTTGCCTGCACTGAAGTGTAAGTGTATCTGAGAGACTGAGACCGTTCACCATTAAATGGAAGGAAGAATGATAtccacacgagagagagagagagagagagagagagagagagagagagagatcatggtTTGGTCATCATCCTAAGATGCTTGGAAATTGTGGGCATGCCTTTAGGACCCTTTCTCCATGCTTGCTTTCTCAATATGCTCTCTGCCAATGGATGCTTCTTGGAAACTGCATTCTCTTGAACTGGGAGATTGTTTTGTTCACTCTCATGTGGCTTAATAAGCTCATAAGCAAGTTGATTTATAGATCATCTGCCGACACATTATTAGCCGTATAGGTTTCATATATCAGTTCAAGTTAGAATCTTCAAATAcattcatgatttatatgttgtTTGTGATTGGTATGTGTCACCTCTCCTTGTTCAACATGCATTGGCATGTGGTCAGTGTAGTCCAAAATTTAATACAAGATGGAATGGATTAGAATCTACAGCTAGAAGAAACTTATGAGCCATACATACTACAAGAATAGATCATGAAGTGGAAAAAGGAGAGTGTCTGAAGTAAAATGGAAGGAGAAAATAACTGGttcttgttatttgttatcttgtACAAACAAGTAAAGTTCTTCATACCTCTGAGCAACTGTGGagtgagaagaagaagagaacaatCGAGTCATACAATGAATGCTTGCCAATTGAAGAAAGCCAAAAAAGTAGGTCTGAGCATTTTGAATAAGGTTGGGTTCTCCTTTTCTTCTGATCTTCGTTTCAAAGCTAAAAAGTATTGGAACCAAGATATGCAATGAAAGCATTCTAGAACCACTCCCTGTCACCAATATATTCTCATTTTGTTCATCCCAGGCTTAAATAAGCATGACTTGAATCATAATGGCAGTGGCAGTGTTGTTTCCTATCAAAGAcatcaaaaaaagaaagattgCAGCAGTTCCATTGAATAGAAGACAAGGTTGCAGGGGATCAGTCATGTATCAAGGTGAGGCATTTAGACTGTTCACATGTGGTACAATAACTATTTGGTGCTACCTTTTGACTTCCCACTCAAATAGAACATCTGATGACTGGGCTTCATCAGATGCAACTGGATTGGCCTCTGCTGAACAGATCTGAATAAATGATACATTCAGGAAGATGCTGTCCAAGATTTGGTTGTCCAAGTTCAGAGTAACAAGTTTAAGTCTGCTGTTATATTTGGAGTTTCATACCCAGGAAGAGGTTGATTCTGTGCTTAGTTTACATCAGTACATGTACCTGGATAAAAAGATATTATATGTATGcaagtaaaggaaaaaagaatccaACATCTAACTTTCCATGGACTCTAAAGTAAACAAAGTGATCCAGAACAAAGGGAAGGTGATTGCATGGGCATCTCTTATAGGTATTCTGAAGCTGACAACAGTCAAAATGATAGAAAAGACTGAAACAATCAACTGAAGCCTTAACCTGCAGCTGAGAATCTCAGTGACTTGTTCTATCTAGCTTTCTCAATCTAGATTATACACAGTTGATAAGGATTAGTGGTTCTTTGCATGTACCTATAACTAGATCTAATAGATATTCCATGTCGACTCCATAATCACTGTTTAATCATTGTTTCAGAAGGTAAATCTCAGTTAGCATGTCAAGATCATACTATTCCAAGTATTTAGTTAATGAAAACCTGGTTTTATTATTCACCTGACAAAGTTTTGATTTCTCAACACCCATTCTATTTGAGTCTACAAGCAGCAACAATATGAAAATAGACAAATACTGCATATAGAACATGATAATATCTAACAGATTTACCTAATGTTACCATTTCCCCAGTCACAGAAAACCAGTAATGATGTGCAAATCCTAGCTATGATATGATGCCTGGATATTCCCAAGATGATATGCAAAGGCAGTATTCTATTGGACTTTGTGATCCAACCATATACTCCCATCCACAGGTTCCCTTGTCAGGGAACAAAGTTCCCAATTGCAATATACAGGTGCCATTAGGAAAGTTGACATATTCTCACAGAACATTACTCCACCTAGAAGTTATAAAATCACATCCATCAAACTCATTTAGGCATCAGATGATGGCTCTCCAAATAAAGCATATCAATACACCAAAAGGTAATCTTCTGTTTATTCTCTACAAATAAACAGAAGATTACAGTGATCACTTGAGCCAGTCTAAAACATGTTCTTGCTCACACTTTACCAGTTATCAATGAGTTAACAGTCAGCAAGTTTCATTTGCATGTATACTTTAGCAGATGCCTGCTTGGATAGATATAaatatgagcttctttagcagatACCTGTTTGGATTAATTGATAAATCGAATTGCCTACACTTTGAATTGGCACAAATTTGGCACAATCCTCGAGAAGTTTACATGTCAAGTTGACAACTAACCAAAATATTTGACAAATAGTCACAGAGCCTTCTTGATTAAACTAATAATGAGTAGAACCAAATGATCTAAAGATGGTTTCTTTTCCTCTCTCACTTAAAATGTTGACCAGCAAAGTAAAATTTTGAACCAAAATCTAAAGCCACAGCAGAAccaaaacaagaaataaaaatctTACCCATATTTCAGATCAACAAAACAATGAGAAAACTTAATTTTCTCATCAATATATACTGATCAAACAAtcttgattaattttcaataccttGAGCTGGGTTTTGTTGATTGGCATGGACCAAATGGACTGATTTGATGTATCGTCCAATTGAGAGAAAAAATGACATGATCCCACAACACACACATCTCCCGCAGAACAGGAATCAAAAGGAGTCCCTCCTCCAAAACAAAATAACTTGGAAGCTCTCAATTTGGTTGGAGTGGAAAAGAAAGTGGAATTGCTTCTCCATCATACTTGCTGTTGATGCACAGAACTCTTAAGGACAACTGCAAATAACACCAAGGTCCCAGAAGTGTTAGCTAAACATGTTGATCAGGCCTTTTGCTTCTCATAACTGGGagggaaaaaagaaaacaaaaatccacaCACACGACCTACATAAAATTGGAGCATATTCTAGTCAAGCTAACCCATACCTCTTCCACAATTATGAGAACTAGATAAGCCATCTCTCAACACTAAGACCGCGGATTCACAAATTAATAAAGTAGACTATCCATTAGAAAATAGTAATGTATTTATTAGATGTCAATGCAATTCTAAGATCATTTTTCCATGTCATGACAATCTTAAAGCAacaacacaaaaaaaagaaatccaagaaactaagaaggaaaaaaaaaaactatatacaAGCGGATATAAATCCAAGCTTTTCCATTCCAATCTCTAGCATGTGATGAGGCCCGAAAGATCAGTTACCCAAATGTAAATAAATTGGATTGCTAGAGAACAAAATGTGCTGTCCGGAATTCCATAAACAGCTAGGTGCCTAAAATCTCAATCTGCAGTTTCTTTGCGATGGGGCTAACCACAACTGAAGACATGGCACAGGGCAATATAAAAGCTGCAGTTATTTGAAAGATCTAAAACAGTGGCGACAGGTAACCAAGAGATATCAATCCTTCTTTTCTGTGCTctcattttctcaaattgtacATCAGAGACTGGAAAGCTTCCCGTATCTTAGTACCATGCCTCTCTCACTGCCTGGGATGCTTGGTGCAAACTCTGAAGCCCACGACCCAATGACGCAATCATCGGAATAGAGGGCAATGCCTCAGCAGCACACTCAATCCCATCTCCATAAGCCAGAAGTGCAGAGCAAGCAACCATGCTGCTACCGAAGGTAGCCAATGACGCAAACCTCACTGGCCGGACACCCCTCCTCCTCATAATCTCGTAGAATGATGTCCTCATAGCCAACAagcttgttctctcagctgatgcTATCATAGTGTGTGTCATGGCACGAATTTTTTCAGCTGATGCTGTGAACTTCAAGGTGGAGGTCTTGGCTCCAGCACTTGTAAGCCCATGTGTAAGAAAATGTGATGAGCCAAGGATATTACCAAGTCCAATAGTAGCTGTCCTTTGCAACTGTGCCAAGCTGAGTTTCAAAATAGCAGGAATTTTGTATGTTGCAAGCTTAACAATTGTAGATGCAGGAACAACTTTTGATAGTGATGATGCACCAAGAACTGCTGTAGCTCCTGCGCCAATTGTTACCACAGGCCTTTCTGCTAAAAGGCCCTTTCTTTTCATGTTCTCAACTACCTTTTCATCATTTGCATCGGGATCATCATCATGATATTTCGTAAAACATgtatcagttgactctgcaacattGAGGGGTACAGATGTATTCCAGTGCCTCCTGAGACCAGCCAAGCAACCCGCATCAACTATGGCCACCACAGATCCAAACTTCTTTGCTTGGCTCCTAAGAGCTTGCACAAAAAGAACATGGGATTTCTCTTCAGAAGGGAGCTCAAAAAACTCTATTTCTGTTGAGttgcttttttttgttctttccatCGGAAAACGGGCAGAATTGTTTAAAGCTATCCTTAAACCCTCGACTGCAATCCTGAAAATATATACACTGGATAAAGTTTGAGTATTAACTGGCTTTCCATCATTGATATCAGCAAGCATTCTCTGAACAGAAACCAGAGCTTTTCCGATTGATGGAAGTTCAATGAATATGTCATGTAGATCTGTGAGTAAAGGATAAAAAGATTGTGCAAACAGAGGCACTTTATAATTAAAATTTGGCTCATCTTTTACAGGTACCACTTTGGATTTTGGGTCAGGTTGACCTTCTTTTGAGATTATTAGATCAAGAAATGGAATCACTGACTTAATCATCTCTGACTTAAGTGTGTCATCTACACAGATTCTTTTCGAACTTGAGCAGAGAGCTGAAGTAACTTTTCCAGGAAGCAAGCCACTTGTTTGTATGTGCAACCCTGAGCCCTGACCTCCATCTTTATCATTGTCTTGATTAGTTCCAGCATATCCTTTGTCATATGGTGACTCAAGTAATATAAAATGTGAATCTGTCTCTTCTGCAGCTCTCTTTGCAGCCAAGAAATGGCCAT of Musa acuminata AAA Group cultivar baxijiao chromosome BXJ2-3, Cavendish_Baxijiao_AAA, whole genome shotgun sequence contains these proteins:
- the LOC135606817 gene encoding uncharacterized protein LOC135606817 codes for the protein MASAIFSYLQNLWPFSIFKADDLRISAQLVCKLSIPDKTKQFVFALREPDSDSIVYILAAQNLSLQSALDAEYLIKEVQPKVVVAQISPSVLADIRTEEKCLKNDRVNNVPTSSFGVLKRCFMEKINKDHYESFAGCQVLQEIFGVGFYGHFLAAKRAAEETDSHFILLESPYDKGYAGTNQDNDKDGGQGSGLHIQTSGLLPGKVTSALCSSSKRICVDDTLKSEMIKSVIPFLDLIISKEGQPDPKSKVVPVKDEPNFNYKVPLFAQSFYPLLTDLHDIFIELPSIGKALVSVQRMLADINDGKPVNTQTLSSVYIFRIAVEGLRIALNNSARFPMERTKKSNSTEIEFFELPSEEKSHVLFVQALRSQAKKFGSVVAIVDAGCLAGLRRHWNTSVPLNVAESTDTCFTKYHDDDPDANDEKVVENMKRKGLLAERPVVTIGAGATAVLGASSLSKVVPASTIVKLATYKIPAILKLSLAQLQRTATIGLGNILGSSHFLTHGLTSAGAKTSTLKFTASAEKIRAMTHTMIASAERTSLLAMRTSFYEIMRRRGVRPVRFASLATFGSSMVACSALLAYGDGIECAAEALPSIPMIASLGRGLQSLHQASQAVREAWY
- the LOC103977095 gene encoding protein FLOWERING LOCUS T isoform X1, with translation MSRDALVVGNVVGDVLDPFVKSATMKITYNKELTNGSELKPSMVATEPRVEMRGHSTRNLYTLVMVDPDAPSPSNPTKREYLHWLVTDIPETTNATYGNEIVSYESPRPTAGIHRFVFVLFRQSVRQSIYAPGWRQNFSTRDFAAVYNLGDPVAAMFFNCQRENGCGGRRYIRTIIGFN
- the LOC103977095 gene encoding protein FLOWERING LOCUS T isoform X2, which codes for MSRDALVVGNVVGDVLDPFVKSATMKITYNKELTNGSELKPSMVATEPRVEMRGHSTRNLYTLVMVDPDAPSPSNPTKREYLHWLVTDIPETTNATYGNEIVSYESPRPTAGIHRFVFVLFRQSVRQSIYAPGWRQNFSTRDFAAVYNLGDPVAAMFFNCQRENGCGGRRYQAVSGWT